The proteins below are encoded in one region of Nitrospira lenta:
- a CDS encoding type IV pilin protein, which translates to MKATHLSRKGFTLIELMLVVTIVGILASVALLSYRHFTKKAQSVEAEVAIAEIHRLQQLHQAQSGSFAGDLRAIGFNPIPPLKFYSVEMRFLGGTDGIAYQAYAYAKEQVDGSTSLVLTQYQDGHMTVDKSLVSAPAASSGAGGSGAGSLPGTGSSAGSQSGDGGGAGGDSSAGSTSSSSSSGGGQRTVTHMNQSVGMSSQ; encoded by the coding sequence ATGAAGGCGACGCACTTATCCCGGAAGGGTTTCACGCTCATCGAGTTGATGCTGGTCGTCACCATCGTGGGGATCCTTGCGTCGGTGGCGCTCCTGTCCTACCGACATTTCACCAAGAAAGCGCAATCGGTGGAAGCGGAAGTCGCGATCGCTGAGATCCATCGGTTGCAGCAGCTTCACCAGGCTCAGAGCGGATCCTTCGCCGGCGATCTGCGGGCGATCGGCTTCAATCCCATTCCTCCGTTGAAATTCTATTCAGTCGAAATGCGATTTCTTGGAGGAACCGATGGGATCGCCTATCAGGCCTATGCCTATGCGAAGGAGCAGGTGGATGGATCGACGTCGCTTGTGTTGACGCAGTATCAGGATGGACACATGACGGTGGACAAATCTCTTGTGTCGGCACCGGCAGCGTCCTCCGGGGCAGGCGGGAGCGGTGCGGGATCCTTGCCGGGGACGGGAAGTTCTGCGGGGTCGCAGAGTGGTGACGGGGGAGGGGCGGGAGGGGACTCGTCGGCGGGATCCACCTCGAGCTCTTCATCTTCCGGTGGCGGGCAGCGAACGGTGACCCATATGAATCAGTCGGTAGGGATGAGTTCGCAATAG
- the coaE gene encoding dephospho-CoA kinase (Dephospho-CoA kinase (CoaE) performs the final step in coenzyme A biosynthesis.) → MISSIGMILVGLTGGIATGKSTVAGMFKECGATVIDADALAREVVQPGKPAWREIVSIFGKTALNPDRTLNRPVLGAKVFGHPAKLRRLERIIHPRVAREQIRLTKQAARNDPKAVVIYDVPLLFEAGIDTRVDTTIVVTADRETQVVRLKQRNGLSRAEALRRITSQMPLAEKRRRADHTVDGRLPRLQLKQQIRSLYQSLRAST, encoded by the coding sequence GTGATAAGCTCCATCGGCATGATCCTGGTCGGACTCACAGGCGGTATCGCCACAGGCAAAAGCACGGTCGCCGGTATGTTCAAGGAATGCGGCGCCACGGTGATCGATGCCGACGCACTGGCGCGGGAGGTCGTCCAACCAGGCAAACCGGCCTGGCGGGAAATCGTGAGCATCTTCGGCAAGACTGCACTGAACCCTGATCGCACCCTGAATCGCCCGGTCTTGGGCGCGAAAGTCTTTGGACATCCCGCCAAGCTGCGTCGGCTTGAACGAATCATCCATCCCCGGGTCGCGCGCGAGCAAATCAGGCTAACGAAACAAGCGGCCAGAAACGATCCCAAGGCCGTGGTGATCTATGACGTCCCCCTGCTCTTCGAAGCCGGTATCGACACGCGCGTCGACACAACCATCGTCGTGACCGCCGATCGTGAAACCCAGGTCGTCCGCCTCAAGCAGCGCAACGGGCTCTCCCGCGCCGAAGCCCTCCGCCGAATCACCAGTCAAATGCCGCTTGCAGAGAAACGCCGCCGCGCAGACCACACGGTCGACGGCAGACTCCCGCGTCTTCAGCTCAAGCAACAGATCCGGTCACTGTACCAATCACTGCGTGCATCGACTTGA
- a CDS encoding GlcG/HbpS family heme-binding protein: MDKVLLQRAVLVGSLMFGAASAVAQELPKESVLSLSLAQRAAQAAIDACKKDGYRVSVSVVDRAGLLRTMGRADGAGPHTIDSSRKKAYTAASLRRATSELAELMSRTPTLQGLRDMNEQILMLGGGLPIEISGEVIGAIGVGGAPGAHLDDACAEAGLDAIGAAPKIPAAK; the protein is encoded by the coding sequence ATGGATAAAGTGTTGCTGCAGCGCGCTGTTCTGGTTGGGAGTTTGATGTTCGGCGCCGCGAGTGCAGTCGCTCAGGAGTTGCCGAAGGAATCGGTCTTATCCTTGAGCCTCGCTCAACGGGCGGCACAAGCGGCGATCGATGCCTGTAAGAAAGACGGCTATCGCGTCAGCGTGTCGGTCGTTGATCGCGCGGGTCTATTGCGGACGATGGGACGGGCGGATGGCGCTGGCCCGCATACCATCGATAGCAGTCGAAAGAAGGCGTACACTGCGGCGAGTTTGCGTCGTGCGACGAGTGAATTAGCCGAACTCATGAGCCGGACCCCGACGCTGCAAGGATTGCGGGATATGAATGAGCAGATTTTGATGCTGGGCGGAGGGTTGCCGATTGAGATCAGCGGAGAAGTAATTGGTGCGATCGGTGTCGGCGGTGCGCCCGGTGCCCACCTTGACGATGCGTGCGCCGAAGCGGGCTTGGATGCCATTGGCGCTGCTCCAAAGATTCCGGCGGCGAAGTAA
- a CDS encoding dipeptide epimerase, translated as MPQSSRGQIVTIEFWPIDIPITDPFVVATGARVVAENIFVRLTLHDGTQGYGESAPFPEVGGETRDSCLATLRQLAPLLIGASPGHYARLAAEMAQTAPAHPAARCGLETAMIDAYCQSTQVSMWQLWGGHDVRPRETDITIPISTLKKSVALARGWYAQGFRLFKMKVGNDVDQDIRRLEAVHRALPGIAFIGDGNQGFSREECLAFARGVQRFGGTMVLLEQPVVRDDLDSMTAIRRDTGIPVAADESVRSLADARDVIARNAADYINIKIMKTGVVEAVAIAETTLAAGLKLMVGGMVETRLAMGCSFSLVLGMKGFDILDLDTPLLLATDPVQGGYGYRGAHLEPWVGPGLALTTQPNRANHELETVQ; from the coding sequence ATGCCCCAGTCGTCCCGCGGCCAGATCGTCACGATCGAATTCTGGCCTATCGATATCCCGATTACCGACCCATTTGTCGTCGCAACCGGTGCCCGCGTCGTCGCTGAAAATATCTTTGTCCGCCTCACCCTGCACGACGGGACACAGGGCTATGGAGAATCCGCCCCCTTCCCGGAGGTCGGCGGCGAAACTCGCGACTCCTGTCTGGCCACTCTCCGCCAGCTCGCCCCACTATTGATCGGCGCATCGCCCGGGCACTATGCCCGGCTCGCCGCTGAGATGGCACAGACCGCGCCGGCTCATCCGGCCGCCCGATGCGGGCTTGAGACGGCGATGATCGATGCGTACTGTCAATCGACGCAGGTTTCCATGTGGCAACTCTGGGGCGGGCACGATGTCCGCCCGCGAGAGACCGACATCACCATTCCCATCTCCACCCTTAAAAAGTCTGTGGCCTTAGCCCGCGGCTGGTATGCCCAAGGCTTTCGCCTCTTCAAAATGAAAGTGGGCAACGATGTGGACCAGGATATCCGGCGACTGGAAGCCGTGCATCGCGCGCTGCCCGGCATTGCGTTTATCGGCGATGGAAATCAGGGGTTCTCTCGCGAGGAATGCCTGGCATTTGCCAGAGGCGTGCAACGATTCGGCGGAACGATGGTCCTCCTCGAACAGCCGGTCGTGCGGGACGATCTCGACAGTATGACGGCCATTCGTCGGGACACCGGCATCCCCGTGGCCGCCGATGAGTCGGTTCGCTCACTGGCGGACGCCCGCGACGTGATCGCGCGGAATGCGGCGGACTACATCAATATCAAAATCATGAAGACCGGCGTGGTCGAAGCGGTCGCCATTGCAGAAACGACGCTCGCCGCCGGATTGAAACTGATGGTGGGAGGAATGGTTGAAACCCGCCTCGCGATGGGCTGCTCGTTCAGCCTCGTCCTGGGGATGAAAGGGTTTGATATCCTGGACCTCGATACGCCGTTACTCTTAGCCACTGACCCTGTCCAAGGGGGCTATGGCTATCGGGGTGCTCACCTTGAGCCCTGGGTAGGTCCAGGACTCGCCCTTACGACTCAACCAAACCGCGCAAACCACGAACTCGAAACCGTCCAGTAA
- a CDS encoding right-handed parallel beta-helix repeat-containing protein: MRNWLFVMACLVGLSGMSWAEEPSVVAPRTITVALDGTGDFTSIQEAVDAARKGDTVFLKPGAYPQDLTIHSKEKIKLIGAGVDKVTMLGREDLVGVLHVGKWPYGATDIEISGLTINEHGGHALGIFNGKGITLRNLHVKGMLFGQQVEAVRIEDCVIGGSETTGVQFSDSQALLVGNVIHDNDHGVNVAGKSDVRLERNLILRSLFEAVVVNDKAKASLVGNTLVKNGGGVAFLGASQSDASGNIIGLNKIGFLVAPSSRVTTSFNALFNSEGDYMRAGSPNTPAPDLRQASDVVGDPRFVDAERDDFRLRADSGALNKGQFPFLGALPPVQKLSSTR, translated from the coding sequence ATGCGTAATTGGTTGTTTGTCATGGCCTGTCTGGTAGGGCTGAGCGGGATGTCCTGGGCGGAGGAGCCTTCGGTGGTGGCTCCTCGGACCATTACGGTCGCCCTCGATGGCACGGGCGACTTCACGTCGATTCAAGAGGCCGTGGATGCGGCCAGGAAAGGCGACACGGTCTTTTTGAAACCCGGCGCCTATCCTCAAGATCTCACGATCCATAGCAAGGAAAAAATTAAGCTGATCGGGGCCGGCGTGGACAAGGTCACGATGTTGGGCCGCGAAGATCTTGTGGGTGTATTGCACGTGGGAAAGTGGCCGTACGGAGCTACGGATATTGAAATCAGCGGGTTGACGATCAATGAACATGGCGGTCACGCACTCGGTATTTTTAACGGCAAGGGCATCACATTGCGCAACCTTCATGTGAAGGGGATGCTCTTTGGGCAGCAAGTGGAGGCCGTGCGTATCGAAGATTGTGTGATCGGCGGCAGCGAGACGACGGGGGTGCAGTTTTCCGATTCACAGGCTCTGTTAGTCGGCAATGTGATCCATGATAACGATCACGGGGTCAATGTTGCCGGCAAGTCGGATGTACGGTTGGAACGGAACCTCATCCTGCGCAGTTTATTTGAAGCCGTTGTGGTGAATGACAAGGCGAAGGCCTCGCTGGTCGGCAACACTCTTGTGAAGAACGGTGGCGGAGTGGCCTTTCTCGGTGCGTCCCAGAGCGATGCGTCAGGGAATATCATTGGCCTGAATAAGATCGGTTTTCTGGTTGCCCCGTCCAGCCGGGTCACGACCTCGTTTAATGCCCTGTTTAACAGTGAAGGCGACTATATGCGAGCGGGATCTCCGAATACCCCCGCGCCTGATTTGAGGCAGGCCTCGGATGTGGTGGGGGATCCTCGCTTCGTCGATGCCGAGCGAGACGATTTCAGGCTTCGCGCAGATAGTGGGGCGCTCAATAAAGGGCAGTTTCCGTTTCTCGGTGCTCTTCCTCCAGTGCAGAAACTCTCTTCTACTCGCTAA
- a CDS encoding methyl-accepting chemotaxis protein has protein sequence MPATTLIVSSPPERRKGFFLHRVQKGYAAWIGVILFLYSALFFTLAFYGPHLGPMMTLYSGGSLAERQAAASEMLLLSETVSVAVPVLFLGAVIFSLILTRRVAGPLVQLDRSMQEWAKGNLSWRVQFRPSDRLDELASTANQAMAKIDQAFGDMHRQTAVIRAALASNQLENPESLQTAQQAAASLEKVLGEFSFTRAR, from the coding sequence ATGCCTGCCACGACATTGATCGTATCGTCCCCGCCGGAGCGTCGGAAAGGTTTTTTTCTGCATCGCGTGCAAAAGGGATATGCCGCCTGGATTGGCGTCATTCTTTTCTTGTATTCCGCCTTGTTTTTTACGCTGGCCTTTTATGGACCGCATCTTGGTCCGATGATGACCCTCTATAGCGGTGGTTCACTCGCAGAGCGTCAGGCCGCCGCCAGCGAGATGCTGCTGCTTAGCGAAACCGTGTCGGTGGCCGTACCGGTTCTGTTTCTTGGGGCGGTCATTTTCAGTCTGATCCTGACCCGGCGGGTGGCCGGCCCACTGGTTCAGCTAGATCGGAGCATGCAGGAATGGGCGAAGGGGAATCTGAGTTGGCGCGTACAGTTCAGGCCGTCCGATCGTTTGGATGAGCTGGCATCGACGGCCAACCAGGCGATGGCCAAGATCGACCAGGCATTTGGAGATATGCATCGCCAGACGGCAGTGATTCGCGCGGCGCTGGCATCGAACCAACTGGAGAATCCGGAGTCCCTTCAAACGGCGCAGCAGGCGGCTGCGTCCCTTGAAAAGGTTCTTGGCGAGTTCTCGTTTACGCGGGCCCGCTGA
- the trxB gene encoding thioredoxin-disulfide reductase, translating to MRDVVIIGSGPAGLTAAIYAARANLAPLLIEGWQSGGQLITTTEVENYPGFAKGIMGPELMKDMRTQAGRFGTEFLTADVTAVNFAQRPFTLTVDGEQTIYTQTVIIATGASAIPIGLKNESRLTGHGVSTCATCDGFFSKGKELLVVGGGDSALEEAIFLTKFATKVSLVHRRDTLRASKIMQDRALHNEKISFIWNTVVEDILGSEVVTGARLKNVVTGKISEVPCAGIFVAIGHRPNTSLFAGQVDMDEKGYIRTYRGTTTNVPGVFAAGDVQDSTYRQAVTAAGSGCMAAIDAERFLESQH from the coding sequence ATGCGTGACGTCGTCATCATCGGCTCGGGACCTGCTGGCTTGACCGCCGCGATTTATGCAGCCCGAGCCAATCTGGCACCGCTCCTTATCGAAGGGTGGCAATCCGGCGGTCAGCTCATAACCACGACCGAGGTTGAAAACTATCCCGGCTTTGCCAAAGGCATCATGGGCCCGGAGCTGATGAAGGACATGCGGACACAGGCCGGACGGTTCGGCACCGAATTTCTCACCGCCGATGTCACCGCCGTGAATTTCGCACAGCGGCCGTTCACCCTGACCGTCGATGGGGAGCAAACCATCTACACTCAGACAGTCATCATTGCGACCGGCGCCTCGGCCATTCCGATCGGGCTCAAGAACGAGTCACGGCTCACCGGCCACGGCGTCTCCACCTGCGCGACCTGCGACGGCTTCTTCTCCAAAGGAAAAGAACTCCTCGTCGTCGGCGGGGGCGACAGCGCACTGGAAGAAGCGATCTTCCTCACAAAATTTGCCACGAAAGTCTCCCTCGTCCATCGGCGGGACACGCTGCGCGCCTCAAAGATCATGCAAGACCGGGCGCTGCACAATGAGAAGATCAGTTTTATCTGGAACACCGTTGTCGAAGACATCCTGGGTTCAGAGGTTGTCACCGGCGCACGGCTTAAGAATGTCGTAACCGGGAAAATATCTGAGGTCCCCTGCGCCGGCATCTTTGTCGCCATCGGCCACCGGCCCAACACCTCGCTCTTCGCCGGACAGGTCGACATGGACGAGAAGGGCTATATCCGGACATACCGCGGCACAACGACCAATGTCCCCGGAGTCTTCGCCGCTGGCGACGTGCAGGACTCGACCTATCGCCAAGCCGTCACCGCAGCCGGATCCGGCTGCATGGCCGCCATCGACGCAGAACGATTCCTAGAAAGCCAACACTGA
- the thiI gene encoding tRNA uracil 4-sulfurtransferase ThiI produces the protein MRCAIVHYHELALKGRNRDYFEDRLVHNIQLALSDLGVRQVENLRSRIRVILPSEANYEIIRQRLSRVCGIANFSLADSVPLDLANPNFEALSAAIIEELRTKSYSTFRVTAKRADKRLPLTSTDAERIVGAAIHEQTGKAVRLKDPDITVYLEMLSRDVYFSVEKIPGPGGMPVGVSGKVACLISGGIDSPVASYRMIKRGCRALFVHFSGRPLVSRDSEDKVRDLVQTLTAYLHKSRLYVIPFGEIQREIVLNTPAPFRVVLYRRMMLRITEELARREQCWGLVTGDSLGQVASQTPENLSVVEEAAGLPILRPLIGMDKLEITDDAKRIGTYETSIEPDQDCCKLFTPPHPSTKTRLEELLHVERALDIPRLVKQGVEKAELSEFIFPA, from the coding sequence ATGCGCTGCGCCATCGTCCATTACCACGAACTTGCCCTCAAAGGCCGTAATCGCGACTACTTTGAAGATCGCTTGGTTCACAATATCCAGTTAGCCCTCAGTGATCTTGGAGTCAGACAGGTTGAAAATCTCCGCAGCCGCATTCGGGTCATCCTTCCGTCAGAAGCCAACTACGAGATCATTCGTCAGCGGCTCTCCCGCGTCTGCGGCATTGCAAACTTCTCACTGGCCGACTCCGTGCCGCTTGATCTGGCCAACCCCAACTTCGAGGCACTCAGCGCCGCGATCATCGAAGAGCTTCGCACGAAGTCCTATTCAACCTTCCGCGTGACGGCGAAACGCGCCGACAAGCGCCTCCCGTTGACATCGACGGACGCGGAACGCATCGTCGGCGCGGCCATCCACGAGCAGACGGGCAAAGCCGTCAGGCTCAAAGATCCCGACATCACCGTCTATTTGGAAATGCTTTCCCGAGACGTCTATTTCTCAGTCGAAAAGATTCCAGGCCCCGGAGGCATGCCGGTCGGCGTCAGCGGCAAGGTCGCCTGCCTCATCTCCGGCGGGATTGATTCGCCCGTAGCCAGCTACCGCATGATCAAGCGCGGCTGCCGCGCCTTGTTCGTCCACTTCTCGGGCCGGCCGCTCGTCAGCCGCGACTCGGAGGATAAGGTTCGCGATCTCGTACAGACGCTCACGGCGTACCTGCACAAATCCCGGCTCTACGTCATTCCCTTCGGAGAAATTCAACGCGAGATCGTCCTGAACACCCCGGCGCCGTTTCGTGTGGTGCTCTATCGCCGCATGATGCTCAGGATTACGGAAGAGCTCGCGAGGAGAGAGCAATGTTGGGGGCTGGTCACCGGAGACAGCTTAGGCCAAGTGGCCTCTCAGACTCCGGAGAATTTGTCGGTCGTCGAAGAAGCAGCAGGTCTGCCGATCCTCCGGCCGCTCATTGGGATGGATAAGTTGGAGATTACGGACGACGCCAAACGCATCGGCACGTACGAGACCTCCATCGAACCGGACCAGGACTGCTGTAAATTATTCACTCCGCCACACCCCAGCACCAAAACACGCCTTGAAGAACTCCTCCACGTCGAACGCGCACTGGATATCCCCCGCTTGGTGAAACAGGGCGTCGAGAAAGCCGAACTGTCGGAATTCATCTTCCCGGCGTAG
- a CDS encoding SRPBCC family protein, producing MVQRLAFCIAALCVASPMWCWAGDAGSLEVTVQATGGVKATATVHFPAEPRIVQQVLTDYAHWPDLFDVRMRIAELREQNGTAYTDIRIAHSLLPGERRLICESRVLTGSGLLTELKGGDFKQYRRLWTLIPTEGGRQTSAEFELLVEIETIVPDWVIAVAMRQELEAHFRIVKDKIVARTTPGR from the coding sequence ATGGTACAACGACTGGCTTTCTGTATTGCCGCCCTCTGTGTGGCGAGCCCGATGTGGTGCTGGGCCGGTGATGCTGGCTCGCTTGAGGTCACGGTGCAGGCGACGGGCGGGGTAAAGGCTACGGCCACGGTGCACTTTCCAGCCGAGCCACGCATCGTTCAGCAGGTATTGACGGACTACGCTCACTGGCCGGACCTGTTCGATGTCCGCATGCGGATTGCCGAGCTTCGAGAGCAGAACGGCACCGCCTATACGGATATCCGAATCGCACATTCCTTGCTGCCTGGCGAGCGGCGGTTGATCTGCGAGTCTCGCGTTCTTACCGGCAGCGGCTTGCTTACGGAGCTCAAAGGCGGGGACTTCAAGCAATATCGCCGGCTCTGGACCTTGATTCCCACGGAGGGGGGGAGGCAGACGAGCGCCGAATTTGAGTTGCTGGTTGAAATTGAGACGATCGTGCCGGATTGGGTGATTGCCGTAGCTATGCGGCAGGAATTGGAAGCGCACTTTCGGATCGTCAAAGACAAGATCGTGGCACGGACTACGCCGGGAAGATGA
- a CDS encoding DUF3565 domain-containing protein: MNQPIVGYHLDEYSDWVADLACGHGQHVRHHPPFFSRPWVLTQEGRTRQIGQLLFCKRCHEPDLSPPGA; this comes from the coding sequence ATGAACCAACCGATCGTCGGGTATCACCTGGACGAGTATAGCGACTGGGTTGCTGACCTGGCCTGTGGCCATGGACAGCACGTGCGCCATCACCCGCCGTTCTTCTCTCGTCCCTGGGTGCTCACGCAGGAGGGACGGACGCGCCAGATCGGCCAGCTGCTCTTTTGTAAACGCTGTCATGAGCCGGACCTCTCTCCCCCGGGCGCGTGA
- a CDS encoding YdbH domain-containing protein, which yields MLRYRYQRIVLLALTGLMSVYLLVPLMVSYGVTQWLSRQGYRNVIVQFGYPGWRELSIPVASFQLDLGDEVLMVSVTNVQVEYRLPDLLYGRVSRVVLPYLAIQMLNNHDRSFAGESAVETMSDEGSGSPWNVLTAGDLLRRIPVLPFEEVHLNQVTVFREQATGPLRKVAIQGVVEQRDGELGGRLSFQGRETASYTLSLTGHSATTWAATLVSQRPQAAPILTWQSTAQARDGQVQVEGKLEVNVRELAPFIALAVPIGPELSTVSGRVAVVWTATASSSAALSALRESPESLLQGSFQATVTLPALKGVAKQIAIASSGSFSGSPARLGWTIDPGVLGTATVNMQPRFVPGVVKSLLPSGDQPIRVEQRQPLQGTLYWSESPIRLTVDGPVHVGYGAATGPLVVEVDVARADLVGQDLVSGEGEFHLRGLVPPSLAAGVSVREVRGELWGRVVLKQHVVNGTVHVPSMMTVKQFEQGRVTMSSAIVEVAAPIPVRCTLESGQCAAGPGTLRIGAQGIRSAGYDVTLAEGTVTLQSAESVGSSWTAHGGIDLAGVRVGQLPVVTIPPSAWQVKFAANQAGFKADARGDLPGREGVVTAKVAHSFGGGEGSARVVLGPLQFDAEANRLQKWLPGLPASFDLTAGRITASTDLVWPSGRLKDSTTVAPQPGRITIQAEQVSAAVPGMAIQGINTTLDFDLQGFEQVRSSQPAVVNVAVIQTGVMLSNVSVTADLQWSLSDLWPVLDLKDFQASLFGGSVTSSGLHLDPAAPPHRLVLSLRRLDLAKLLSLEQQKGLQGTGLLNGTIPLAVTANGVSVKDGTVEAEAPGGVIRYQPSSESAALLADADSGMKLVAQALSNFQYTVLKAGVQYAEDGVLQLAAQLEGRNPDMKKSPPIHFNVNVQENVLALLQSLRLVQDIEESLQNKAQRR from the coding sequence ATGCTGCGCTATCGATATCAACGCATTGTGTTACTGGCTCTCACGGGCCTCATGAGCGTCTATCTCCTGGTTCCATTGATGGTGTCGTACGGAGTGACGCAGTGGCTGAGTCGCCAAGGGTATCGGAATGTCATCGTGCAGTTCGGCTATCCCGGATGGCGGGAACTCTCGATTCCTGTCGCGTCGTTTCAGTTGGATCTGGGGGACGAAGTATTGATGGTATCCGTGACGAACGTTCAGGTGGAGTACCGGCTGCCCGATCTCCTGTACGGCCGGGTTTCGCGGGTAGTGCTGCCGTATCTGGCCATTCAGATGTTGAACAATCATGACCGGTCTTTCGCTGGCGAATCCGCCGTCGAGACTATGTCGGACGAGGGGAGCGGATCTCCGTGGAATGTGCTCACGGCTGGTGATTTGCTGCGACGGATTCCGGTGTTGCCATTTGAAGAAGTCCACCTGAACCAGGTGACGGTATTTCGTGAGCAGGCGACCGGCCCGCTTCGCAAAGTGGCGATTCAGGGTGTGGTCGAACAACGAGACGGAGAACTCGGCGGGCGGCTGTCATTTCAAGGGCGTGAGACGGCGTCGTATACCCTTTCTCTGACCGGTCATTCCGCGACGACCTGGGCGGCGACGCTGGTGTCGCAACGGCCGCAGGCCGCCCCGATTCTCACCTGGCAGTCGACGGCGCAGGCGCGTGACGGACAGGTGCAGGTTGAGGGAAAATTGGAGGTCAATGTTCGCGAGCTGGCTCCGTTCATTGCGTTGGCGGTTCCGATCGGACCGGAGCTGAGCACTGTATCGGGGCGTGTCGCCGTCGTATGGACGGCCACAGCGTCGTCCAGCGCGGCTCTGAGTGCGCTTCGCGAAAGTCCGGAATCACTGCTTCAAGGATCGTTTCAGGCCACCGTAACGTTGCCGGCGTTGAAAGGTGTGGCCAAGCAGATTGCCATAGCGTCATCCGGGAGTTTCTCGGGGTCCCCGGCGCGGCTGGGCTGGACGATCGATCCCGGGGTGTTGGGAACGGCGACGGTGAATATGCAGCCACGCTTTGTGCCGGGTGTGGTCAAGTCGTTGTTGCCGAGCGGCGATCAGCCGATTCGCGTCGAACAGCGTCAGCCGCTTCAGGGGACACTCTATTGGTCAGAATCGCCGATTCGCCTGACCGTGGATGGTCCGGTCCATGTGGGGTATGGGGCAGCGACGGGACCGTTGGTGGTCGAGGTGGATGTCGCTCGGGCAGATCTGGTCGGCCAAGACCTCGTGTCGGGCGAAGGGGAGTTCCATCTGCGCGGGCTGGTGCCGCCCAGTTTGGCCGCCGGGGTTTCTGTGCGAGAAGTCCGGGGGGAACTTTGGGGCCGCGTGGTCCTGAAGCAGCACGTGGTGAACGGTACCGTGCATGTTCCCTCGATGATGACGGTGAAGCAGTTTGAACAAGGGCGTGTGACGATGTCGTCCGCGATCGTCGAGGTGGCCGCGCCGATTCCGGTCCGGTGTACGCTGGAATCTGGCCAATGCGCGGCCGGTCCGGGCACGCTCAGGATCGGCGCGCAGGGGATTCGTTCGGCCGGATACGACGTCACGCTGGCAGAAGGCACTGTGACGCTTCAAAGCGCCGAATCCGTCGGGAGTTCCTGGACGGCCCACGGGGGTATCGATCTCGCCGGAGTGCGAGTCGGACAGCTGCCGGTGGTGACGATCCCGCCGTCTGCGTGGCAGGTCAAGTTTGCTGCGAACCAAGCCGGGTTCAAGGCCGACGCGCGGGGAGACCTCCCTGGGCGCGAGGGCGTCGTCACGGCAAAGGTTGCGCACTCGTTTGGAGGGGGGGAAGGATCGGCGCGAGTGGTGCTCGGGCCACTCCAGTTCGATGCCGAGGCGAATCGTTTGCAAAAGTGGCTGCCTGGGTTGCCCGCGTCGTTCGATCTCACGGCCGGTCGAATAACGGCCAGTACGGATCTTGTGTGGCCATCCGGTCGACTGAAGGACTCGACAACGGTTGCGCCTCAGCCTGGCAGAATCACGATTCAGGCGGAACAGGTGTCCGCAGCTGTTCCGGGGATGGCGATTCAGGGAATCAACACGACGTTGGATTTTGATCTCCAGGGTTTTGAACAGGTGCGATCGAGTCAGCCGGCGGTGGTGAATGTGGCGGTCATCCAGACAGGGGTGATGCTGAGTAATGTGTCCGTGACAGCCGACCTGCAGTGGTCGTTGTCAGATCTCTGGCCGGTACTGGATCTCAAGGATTTTCAGGCTAGTCTCTTTGGAGGATCCGTGACGAGTTCCGGCCTTCATCTTGACCCGGCTGCGCCGCCTCACCGGCTGGTATTGTCGCTGCGGCGGTTGGATCTGGCGAAGCTCTTGAGCCTTGAACAGCAAAAGGGGTTGCAGGGGACGGGCCTGTTGAACGGGACGATTCCGCTCGCGGTGACGGCGAACGGGGTGAGTGTCAAGGATGGGACGGTGGAAGCCGAAGCGCCCGGCGGGGTGATTCGTTACCAACCTTCATCGGAGTCCGCCGCCCTTTTAGCCGACGCCGATTCGGGCAT